In the Papio anubis isolate 15944 chromosome 15, Panubis1.0, whole genome shotgun sequence genome, one interval contains:
- the KCNRG gene encoding LOW QUALITY PROTEIN: potassium channel regulatory protein (The sequence of the model RefSeq protein was modified relative to this genomic sequence to represent the inferred CDS: deleted 2 bases in 1 codon; substituted 1 base at 1 genomic stop codon), translated as MSSQELVTLNVGGKIFTTRFSMIKQFPASRLACMLDGRDQEFKMVGGQIFVDRDGVLFSFILDFLRTHQLLLPTDFSDYLRLQREALFYELRSLVDLLNPYLLQPRPALVEVHFLSRNTQAFFRVFGFCSKTIEMLTGRITVFTEQPSALTWSSNSFPPQMTLLPLPPQRPSYHDLVFQCGSDSSTDNQTGVRYVSIKPDNXKLANGTNVLGLLIDTLLKEGFHLVSTRTVSSEDKTECYSFEKIKSPKALIMNETPKPETIIIPEQSQIKK; from the exons ATGAGTAGTCAGGAACTGGTCACTTTGAATGTGGGAGGGAAGATATTCACGACCAGGTTTTCTATGATAAAGCAGTTTCCTGCTTCTCGGTTGGCATGCATGTTAGATGGCAGAGACCAAGAATTCAAGATGGTTGGTGGCCAGATTTTTGTAGACAGAGATGGTGTTTTATTTAGTTTCATCTTAGATTTTTTGAGAACTCACCAGCTTTTATTACCCACTGACTTTTCAGACTATCTTAGGCTTCAGAGAGAGGCTCTTTTCTATGAACTTCGTTCTCTAGTTGATCTCTTAAACCCATACCTGCTACAGCCAAGACCTGCTCTTGTGGAGGTGCATTTCCTAAGCCGGAACACTCAAGCTTTTTTCAGGGTGTTTGGCTTTTGCAGCAAAACAATTGAGATGCTAACTGGGAGGATTACAGTGTTTACAGAACAACCTTCAGCGCTGACCTGGAGTAGTAACTCTTTCCCTCCTCAGATGACCTTA CTTCCACTGCCTCCACAAAGACCTTCTTACCATGACCTGGTTTTCCAGTGTGGTTCTGACAGCAGTACTGATAACCAAACTGGAGTCAG GTATGTTTCTATAAAACCTGATAACTGAAAATTGGCCAATGGAACAAATGTCCTCGGCTTATTGATTGATACTTTATTAAAGGAAGGCTTTCATTTGGTCAGCACTAGAACAGTATCCTCTGAAGACAAAACTGAATGCTATagctttgaaaagataaaaagccCTAAAGCGCTCATCATGAACGAAACACCAAAACCAGAGACTATCATCATACCAGAGCAATCTCagataaagaaatga